The Buteo buteo chromosome 3, bButBut1.hap1.1, whole genome shotgun sequence genome has a window encoding:
- the ZHX2 gene encoding zinc fingers and homeoboxes protein 2, which translates to MASKRKSTTPCMVRTSEIMEQEGAEGVEAPKEKGTGVPQQDSKKSWPSESSVKDCEVVEAKPPAENQSKKPQGGYECKYCPYSTQNLNEFTEHVDTQHPNVILNPLYVCAECNFTTKKYDSLSDHNTKYHPGETNFKLKLIKRNNQTVLEQSIETTAHDATVTSGGLENAECDDSLHGGISASKTPMMKVGKPKGETKKGPKKPEEGVTENHVDGALPRIITEATEAIACINGDLLHDVLAHVMPSVQLPPNINLVPKVPVPLNSTKYNSALDTNATMINSFNKFPYPTQAELSWLTAASKHPEEQIRIWFATQRLKHGISWSPEEVEEARKKMFNGTIQAVPQTITVLPAPLTTAKMPQPIIQTALPCQILGQTGLVLTPVSNGSTVSCSPITLAVAPNQGQKRTIQTLSSAPEAKRPHVVQVPEIPAKLNAVPLTPASERKKTKEQIAELKASFMASQFPDDAEVYRLIEATGLSRSEIKKWFSDHRYRSQRGIVHIPGDALGKDQIAPSAGRHGRSFHPYTDFTLQRFKEKTQEQLRALEESFLRCSFPTQGELDRLRVETKLSRREIDSWFSERRKIRDNMEKAVLDSMGSYRKIKEQGTPNGAISQAELLSSSQLPGALSGSSTTFKKTQEQIHLLKSTFARTQWPSPQEYDQLASQTGLTRTEIVRWFKENRSSLRSGSLKWIDQYQQQYVVDGHNEQSQKKGSKHIESPKNGNEVSRQHYQEHKKLNEENAGKLVVRAKRDCEPLKDSLLGNQAEGTDRLECNSHGSEENEEPAEVNWVEVTVGDDDAASDCTDSWSQTAPEGQAELADFDSESISGDNSHV; encoded by the coding sequence atgGCTAGCAAAAGAAAGTCAACAACTCCTTGTATGGTGCGAACTTCTGAAATCATGGAGCAGGAAGGTGCCGAGGGTGTAGAGGCTCCTAAAGAGAAGGGGACTGGCGTACCACAGCAGGACTCTAAAAAAAGCTGGCCTTCAGAAAGCTCAGTCAAAGACTGCGAAGTGGTTGAGGCAAAGCCCCCAGCTGAAAATCAGTCTAAGAAACCCCAGGGTGGTTATGAGTGTAAATACTGCCCTTACTCAACACAAAACTTAAATGAATTTACAGAGCATGTTGACACTCAGCATCCAAATGTCATTCTCAACCCCCTCTATGTCTGTGCTGAATGCAACTTCACTACCAAAAAATACGATTCCTTATCTGACCACAACACAAAATACCACCCGGGAGAGACTaactttaaactgaaattaattaaacGCAATAATCAGACTGTTTTAGAGCAGTCCATTGAGACCACTGCTCATGATGCCACTGTCACAAGTGGTGGGCTAGAAAATGCAGAGTGTGATGATTCCCTTCATGGGGGAATTAGTGCAAGTAAAACACCAATGATGAAAGTGGGAAAGCCTAAAGGGGAAACCAAGAAGGGtcccaaaaagccagaagaggGAGTTACGGAAAACCATGTGGATGGTGCTCTCCCCCGCATCATAACTGAAGCCACTGAAGCTATTGCTTGTATAAATGGAGACCTTCTCCATGATGTGTTAGCCCATGTTATGCCCTCTGTACAGCTGCCACCAAATATTAACCTTGTCCCCAAGGTCCCGGTACCTCTGAACAGTACCAAATACAACTCTGCACTGGATACTAATGCAACCATGATCAACTCCTTTAATAAATTTCCTTACCCAACACAAGCAGAGTTGTCGTGGTTGACGGCAGCATCAAAGCATCCAGAAGAACAAATCCGAATCTGGTTTGCTACTCAACGTTTGAAGCATGGTATAAGTTGGTCTCCTGAAGAAGTGGAGGAGGCAAGAAAGAAGATGTTCAATGGTACTATCCAGGCAGTTCCCCAAACCATCACCGTCCTGCCAGCTCCTTTGACAACTGCAAAAATGCCCCAGCCCATCATCCAGACAGCTTTGCCTTGTCAGATACTGGGCCAGACTGGTCTGGTTTTGACTCCCGTGTCAAATGGTTCAACTGTTTCCTGTTCACCAATTACGCTTGCTGTTGCCCCGAACCAGGGGCAAAAGAGGACGATACAGACCTTATCAAGTGCCCCAGAGGCCAAGCGTCCTCACGTAGTTCAGGTGCCTGAGATTCCTGCCAAGTTGAATGCTGTACCACTGACACCAGCCAGTGAgcgaaaaaaaacaaaggagcaGATAGCAGAGCTGAAGGCCAGTTTCATGGCAAGCCAGTTTCCCGACGATGCAGAAGTCTACCGGCTGATAGAGGCGACAGGTCTCTCCAGGAGCGAGATTAAGAAGTGGTTCAGTGACCACAGGTACAGAAGTCAAAGGGGCATTGTGCATATCCCTGGTGATGCTTTAGGGAAAGATCAAATAGCACCTTCAGCTGGTCGACATGGACGTTCGTTTCACCCATACACAGATTTTACTCTCCAGAGATTCAAAGAGAAAACCCAAGAGCAGCTTAGGGCCCTTGAGGAGAGTTTCCTAAGATGCTCTTTTCCTACCCAAGGAGAATTGGACAGGCTTCGAGTGGAGACTAAACTGAGTAGGAGGGAGATAGATTCGTGGTTCTCTGAGCGGAGAAAGATAAGGGACAACATGGAGAAAGCTGTCTTGGACTCAATGGGAtcatacagaaaaattaaagaacaagGAACTCCCAATGGTGCAATAAGCCAGGCAGAACTGCTGAGTAGCTCTCAGCTCCCTGGTGCTTTATCTGGGTCCTCCACCACGTTTAAGAAAACCCAAGAGCAGATTCATCTACTGAAAAGCACATTTGCAAGGACCCAGTGGCCATCACCCCAAGAGTATGACCAGTTAGCATCTCAGACTGGGCTCACAAGAACTGAAATAGTTCGCTGGTTCAAGGAAAACCGGTCTTCACTAAGATCAGGGTCACTTAAATGGATTGACCAGTACCAGCAGCAGTATGTTGTTGATGGTCATAACGAGCAAAGCCAGAAAAAGGGATCAAAACACATTGAGAGTCCAAAGAATGGTAACGAGGTGTCTCGGCAGCATTACCAGGAGCATAAAAAACTGAATGAAGAGAATGCGGGGAAACTAGTGGTGAGAGCAAAAAGAGACTGCGAACCACTTAAAGACTCTTTGTTGGGGAATCAGGCGGAGGGTACAGACAGGTTGGAGTGCAACAGCCACGGCAGTGAGGAGAACGAGGAGCCGGCAGAGGTCAACTGGGTGGAGGTGACAGTGGGTGATGATGACGCTGCATCGGACTGTACGGACAGCTGGAGCCAAACAGCACCCGAaggccaggcagagctggcGGACTTTGACTCTGAAAGTATATCTGGAGACAATTCCCACGTATAG